The Caulifigura coniformis genome includes a region encoding these proteins:
- a CDS encoding serine hydrolase, protein MTAFRRMWRSALPVIAIVLLSSSLSAELPPAVQKRIEALIAEEMARRHIPGLSICVATDNEIQFERGFGLADVENGLPVTVETKFRTASIAKSLTAIAAMKLVEEGKLDLDASIQTYLPAFPTKKWPVTSRQLLGHLAGVRHYKSAAESSMSGHFPSVEAGLAVFADDPLIHEPGTAYVYSSFGFNLLGAVMEKASGERFDQLVTRSVFTPAGMKDTCVDSVFAIIPHRTRGYLWANPGRVDSFVEFAGLATGQLYNARLHDTSSKIPGGGFLSTSSDLVRVALALNGDRLLKPESIKEMWTESRTTAGKATQYGLGWRVEQLDGEPLVGHSGGQAGTSTHLLSTPSRKSAVAVMCNLQGVSLKNLTTSILSAVNSASAPPAEKRVTVLPSNTPPAEGYQEIAARLSEFIRSEIQVKNIPAFSISLVDGDRVVWAQGFGTARADGNVPATADSLYRVGSVSKLFTDMAVMQLVEQGKIDLDADVKAVLPTFAVTNPFDGRITLRRVMSHRAGLVREPPVGNYFDPEEPTQLATTESLNRTSLVYAPGTRTKYSNAGIGLAGAVVETVGGRAFEEQIQSALLKPLGMQSSSFLRSRIDPARIAEAFMWSHDGQRFPAPTWDLGTLGAGNLYSSVNDLSRFLIAVLGGGEIEGTRVLSSDLLQQMLTPQDGGSDYGIGFGVGKLDGHDTFGHGGAVYGYATQVKGIASEKVAVAAVASLDCANGFSGRVADYALRLLLARKQGKELPKIETTIPVPPAMAAAFAGRYEKTGEFAELQSREGKLFLREGYRLVELKLLGESLVVDDVSGFGQKVVVDVAEKSLKVGDKIYARADSSLPPAAPPKHWQGLIGEYGWDHNTLYIYEDRGQLYALIEWFYFYPLTEISENEFAFPSEAGLYHGEKLIFTRDAEGRGTKCVAAEVEFLRRPLTGPGETYKVVPLQMVDAIRPAAMKAKPPNEAGDFRTSELTELVKLDPTIQLDIRYASRNNFLDSPFYQQPRAFLQKPAAEALVRAHEAAKKHGVGLLIHDAYRPWFVTYMFREATPFHLRRFVADPAKGSRHNRGCAVDLSLYDLKTGEPIDMVAGYDEFSTRSYPNYPGGTSRQRWYRSLLRDLMEEQGFNVYEFEWWHFDYKDWKQYPIGNQPFEALGM, encoded by the coding sequence ATGACGGCGTTTCGACGAATGTGGCGGTCGGCCCTGCCGGTGATCGCCATCGTGCTGCTTTCCTCTTCGCTTTCCGCGGAGTTGCCGCCCGCTGTCCAGAAGCGGATCGAGGCCCTGATTGCCGAGGAAATGGCCCGGCGGCACATTCCCGGCCTGTCGATCTGCGTGGCGACGGACAACGAGATCCAGTTCGAGCGGGGCTTCGGCCTGGCGGACGTCGAGAACGGACTTCCTGTCACAGTGGAAACGAAGTTCCGAACCGCTTCGATCGCCAAGTCGCTGACGGCGATCGCGGCGATGAAGCTGGTCGAAGAAGGAAAACTCGATCTCGACGCCTCAATCCAAACCTACCTGCCTGCGTTTCCCACGAAAAAGTGGCCTGTCACCTCCCGTCAGTTGCTGGGACACCTGGCGGGCGTGAGGCACTACAAATCGGCGGCCGAGTCGTCGATGTCCGGCCATTTTCCGAGCGTCGAGGCGGGACTGGCCGTCTTTGCGGACGACCCTCTCATTCATGAGCCGGGAACGGCGTACGTCTATTCGTCGTTCGGATTCAACCTGCTCGGAGCGGTGATGGAGAAGGCTTCCGGCGAGCGGTTCGATCAGCTGGTGACACGGTCAGTGTTCACGCCGGCCGGGATGAAAGACACGTGCGTCGACTCGGTCTTCGCGATCATTCCGCATCGCACTCGCGGCTACCTGTGGGCCAACCCCGGGAGAGTCGATTCGTTCGTGGAGTTCGCCGGGTTGGCGACGGGCCAGCTCTACAACGCCCGGCTGCACGATACGAGCAGCAAGATTCCGGGGGGCGGGTTCCTTTCCACCAGCAGCGACCTCGTGCGTGTCGCGCTCGCCCTGAACGGGGACCGGCTCCTGAAGCCGGAGAGTATCAAGGAGATGTGGACGGAAAGCAGAACGACTGCCGGAAAGGCGACGCAGTATGGACTGGGCTGGCGCGTAGAGCAGCTGGATGGCGAGCCGCTGGTCGGACACAGCGGCGGCCAGGCGGGGACGTCGACGCACCTGCTGTCGACGCCGTCGCGTAAATCGGCCGTGGCTGTCATGTGCAACCTGCAGGGCGTCTCTCTCAAGAATCTCACCACCTCGATCCTCTCTGCCGTGAATTCCGCATCCGCCCCGCCTGCCGAGAAACGCGTGACCGTGCTTCCCTCCAACACGCCTCCTGCCGAGGGTTATCAGGAGATCGCGGCTCGACTGAGCGAGTTCATCCGATCCGAGATCCAGGTGAAGAACATTCCGGCGTTCTCGATTTCGCTCGTGGATGGGGACCGCGTCGTGTGGGCGCAGGGATTCGGAACGGCTCGCGCCGACGGGAATGTTCCAGCGACGGCCGATTCGCTCTATCGCGTCGGTTCCGTCTCCAAGCTGTTCACCGACATGGCGGTGATGCAGCTGGTCGAGCAGGGAAAGATCGACCTCGATGCGGACGTGAAAGCCGTCCTGCCGACGTTCGCCGTCACGAATCCGTTTGATGGCCGGATCACGTTGCGCCGCGTGATGTCGCATCGGGCCGGGCTCGTGCGCGAACCTCCGGTTGGGAACTACTTCGATCCGGAGGAGCCAACCCAGCTGGCCACGACGGAAAGCCTCAATCGGACGTCGCTCGTCTACGCCCCGGGAACGCGAACGAAGTACAGCAATGCGGGGATCGGGCTGGCGGGGGCCGTTGTCGAAACGGTGGGGGGCCGAGCGTTCGAAGAACAGATCCAGTCCGCCTTGCTCAAACCACTGGGGATGCAGTCGAGTTCGTTCCTGCGGTCACGCATCGATCCCGCGCGGATCGCCGAGGCGTTCATGTGGTCTCACGACGGCCAGCGGTTCCCCGCGCCGACCTGGGATCTCGGCACACTGGGGGCCGGCAATCTCTATTCGAGCGTCAACGATCTGAGCCGGTTCCTGATCGCCGTCCTGGGTGGAGGGGAGATCGAGGGGACGCGCGTGCTGTCGTCGGACCTTCTCCAGCAGATGCTCACTCCGCAGGACGGCGGCAGCGACTACGGGATCGGCTTTGGTGTCGGGAAGCTTGATGGTCATGACACGTTCGGGCATGGCGGAGCGGTGTACGGTTATGCGACCCAGGTGAAGGGGATTGCCTCCGAGAAAGTCGCCGTGGCGGCAGTCGCCTCGCTCGATTGTGCGAACGGCTTCAGCGGTCGCGTTGCCGACTACGCCCTGCGTCTTCTGCTCGCCAGGAAGCAGGGGAAAGAGCTTCCGAAGATTGAAACGACGATTCCGGTTCCGCCGGCAATGGCCGCCGCCTTTGCAGGACGGTACGAAAAGACCGGTGAGTTCGCGGAACTCCAGTCGCGGGAAGGAAAGCTCTTTCTGCGGGAAGGCTACCGCCTTGTCGAGCTGAAACTGTTGGGCGAGTCGCTTGTGGTGGATGACGTTTCGGGATTCGGTCAGAAGGTCGTGGTCGATGTCGCGGAAAAGAGCCTGAAAGTTGGCGACAAGATCTACGCACGGGCGGATTCATCGCTGCCGCCTGCGGCTCCGCCGAAGCACTGGCAGGGCCTGATCGGCGAGTACGGCTGGGACCACAACACGCTGTACATCTATGAAGACCGCGGCCAGTTGTACGCCCTGATCGAGTGGTTTTACTTCTATCCGCTGACCGAGATTTCCGAGAACGAGTTCGCGTTCCCCAGCGAAGCCGGGCTGTACCACGGTGAGAAGCTGATCTTCACGCGAGATGCGGAGGGCCGGGGGACGAAATGCGTCGCGGCGGAAGTCGAGTTCCTCCGGCGTCCGCTGACCGGGCCCGGGGAGACGTACAAGGTCGTGCCGCTCCAGATGGTTGACGCCATTCGTCCGGCCGCCATGAAGGCGAAGCCTCCGAACGAGGCGGGCGATTTTCGAACGTCGGAACTCACGGAACTCGTGAAGCTCGATCCGACGATCCAGCTGGATATCCGCTATGCCTCGCGGAACAATTTCCTCGATTCGCCGTTCTACCAGCAGCCTCGCGCCTTTCTGCAGAAGCCGGCGGCCGAAGCGCTCGTCCGGGCCCATGAGGCCGCGAAGAAGCACGGCGTCGGCCTGTTGATCCACGACGCCTACCGGCCGTGGTTCGTGACGTACATGTTCCGCGAAGCGACTCCGTTCCACCTCAGGCGTTTCGTGGCCGACCCGGCCAAGGGGTCGCGGCACAACCGCGGCTGCGCGGTCGATCTGTCCCTGTACGACCTGAAGACGGGGGAGCCGATCGACATGGTTGCCGGCTACGACGAGTTTTCGACGCGTTCGTATCCCAATTACCCGGGAGGGACGTCACGGCAGCGTTGGTATCGCTCTCTCCTCCGCGACTTGATGGAAGAGCAGGGATTCAACGTCTACGAGTTCGAGTGGTGGCACTTCGACTACAAGGACTGGAAGCAGTACCCGATCGGCAACCAGCCGTTTGAAGCCCTGGGGATGTAG